Part of the Nitrospirota bacterium genome, ATGCTTTTTTTCTGTCATTCCTGCGAAGGCAGGAATCCAGTCTTTTAGTTAACGAAGTCAACTGCATAGGCAAATATTTTTTCTCTTTATTAGTCATAATATAGCTACTTTCATATTATCAACTTCTATTTTAAAATATGGATTTCTTAGCGATCTTTCGGTTATTAAGTCAATTTCTCGCTGCAGCAAATCTTCAAGCCCAAATTGAATATTCCAAAAGCAATTCCCATATTCTGATACATCAAGGCTTTCGTCTATAGTAATTAAAATATCTACATCGCTTTTTTCATTAAATTCTTCTGTGCACGCAGAGCCGAATATATACGCTTTTTCAACATTATTTTTTTTCAATAATTCCTTTATTTTATCTATTTTTCTGGCAATCTCTTCGTTGATCACAACTCAACACCTCATACGACAAAAAAACATCTTTACTGTTGTTAACTTTTTAAACATTTTTTAAATGTTAACAAAATCGTTATGCGGCATACCCAGATGAAATCCCTGGCCATAGGTAATGCCTATCTCCCCTACTATTTCTAAAATGCGGCTGCTTTCAACAAACTCAGCCACCGTTTGTATGTTTAGTTTCTTACACAGTGTTTGAATGCTCTCCACAAAGGCATAATCCCGCGGGTCCTCTGTTGCCAACTCTTTGATAAACTCACCGTCTATCTTAAGGAAATGTGCCGGTAAGTACTTTAAATAGTAAAAAGAAGAGTAGCCGCTTCCAAAGTCATCTATTGCAAGTTTAAAACCATTAGAGATGACTACTTGCAGAAAATCCTGTATCTTTGTCAAATCACCAGCTGCCTCCCTCTCTGTTATTTCAATTACAATTTCAGACGAGTTTAGTTCTGCTCTTTTTGCCTCTTCTATTATAAATTCAAGAAATGTCCTGTCTTTCAGTTCCTTGCCTGAAATATTGACAAACAGATAGTTGTGGTTATTTTTTAGTTTTTTATTCCTGAAAGCCTTAGTTATAACCATTCTATCTATGTAAAAAATCTTACCGATTCTCTCTGACATATCAATGAATTTATACGCTGGTATGACATTGCCATCTTTGTCAATAAGTCTTGCGAGGACCTCATAGGCAGTTATCTTATTTGCGGCAATATCAAAAATAGGCTGATAATAGGGTACAAATCTGCTGTTTTCAAGAGCATCCTGCAGGAGGTTGAATTTCTCGGTCTGTTCTTTCAGAGATTTCT contains:
- a CDS encoding nucleotidyltransferase domain-containing protein, producing MINEEIARKIDKIKELLKKNNVEKAYIFGSACTEEFNEKSDVDILITIDESLDVSEYGNCFWNIQFGLEDLLQREIDLITERSLRNPYFKIEVDNMKVAIL